CAATGGTGCGAATTCTGGAGTCCGCGCCTTTTTTAATAAATGCCTATAATCCGGCAACACAATTCGGTCGCACCGAACAATCGTGGTTATCCCTTGCGATTGTTTTATCGGCCACTCTTTAGCGTGCGCTTAATTCCAGGAGCCGCTAAGTAAAGAAGGTGAGAGAACATGGATCGGCTACAAGCAATGCAGGTCTTCACCCGCGTCGTCGACACCAACAGCTTTTCCCGCGCAGCGGATACGCTCAATCTGCCGCGCGCGTCAGTCACGACGATCATTCAAAACCTCGAGGCGCATCTCAACGTGCGTCTGCTTCAGCGCACGACGCGACGACTCAATCTCACGCCCGACGGCGCCGCGTATTACGAGCGCTGCGTGCGCATTCTCGCGGACATCGAAGAAGCGGAAGGCTCGTTCTCGAACAACGGCAAGGGGCCGCATGGCAAGCTGCGTGTCGATATGCCGGGCGCGATCGGGCGGCTCATCGTGATGCCGCAGCTCTGCGATTTCCATACGCGCTATCCGGAAATCGAACTGATGATGGGCTTCGGCGACAAGCCGGTCGACCTGATTCAGGAAGGCGTCGATTGCGTGATTCGCGTGGGCACCTTGCAGGATTCGAGTCTCGTCGCGCGGCGCATTGGCGTATTTCAGGGCGTGACGGTCGCGGCTCCGCAATATCTCGAACGCAACGGCACGCCGAAAACGATCGAAGATTTGCAGAATCACACGGCGGTGAATTATTTTTCGAGCCGCACGGGCCGCATCATGGACATGGACTTCGTCGTCGACGACGAGACCATCGAAGTGAAGATGCGCGGCATGATCGCCGTCAACGATGCCGAAGCGTATCTGAGCTGCGGCCTCAAGGGCGTCGGCATCATTCAGGTGCCGCGTTTCATGGCGTTGCCGCATCTGCGCGCGGGCGAACTCGTTGAAGTGCTGCCGCAATGGAATCCGCTGCCGATGCCTATTTCCGCGGTGTATCCGCACAACCGGCATCTGTCGCCGAAGGTGCGCGTGTTCGTCGACTGGGCTGCAGAGTTGTTCGAACGCTGCCCGCTTCTGCAAGGCCAGAAGGACGCGGAAGAACGCTGCCTGCCGACCAGCACGCCGGCGCCTGTTATCGTGCGTCACGGCACGCCGGAAGTCGCGGGCACCGAGGATGTAGTTGCATAGCGAATCATCGGCGGGACGCGGCATCGCACGGTCGTCAATCAACGACAACGCAATAACAACGAATAAAAATGAGCGACAACATCACCGTGCGCCGCGTCGGCGCGAACGAGGCTACGGAATACATCGCGGCGCTGGCGGACGTGCTCATCGATTGCGTAGAAGGCGGCGCGTCGGTGAGCTTCATGCTGCCCATCTCGCGCGAAACGGCCGTCGATTTCTGGACACGTATTGCGCTTAGCGTCGCGCGTAACGAACGCGTGCTGCTTGTCGCTGAAGACGATGAAGGACATGTACTCGGTACGGTGCAGGTTGTCATCGATCAGCCGGAGAACCAGCCGCATCGCGCCGATATCGCGAAGATGCTGGTCGTGCGCCGTGCACGACGCCGGGGCATCGCACAACGCCTGATAGCCGCCGCCGACGATGCCGCGCGTGCCGCAGGCAAGTCCGTGCTCGTGCTCGACACCGTGACCGGCGGCGACGCCGAGCGACTCTACGAACGCGCGGGGTGGCAACGCGTGGGCGTCGTGCCGAACTATGCGTTGAAGCCCGACGGCACGCTCTGCGCGACGACTTTCTTTCACAAGCAACTCGCTTGAAGATCGCGCTAATTGCGGGCCTATCGCTTCGATAGGCACTTTCTTTTCACAGCGCAAACGTCCGCCTGCCAAGCCTCCGCGCGATTATTCGCCGAAATCGATAAATCTATTCGCTGATATGGCATTTATCCGCCCGTAGCGCCCGACTACATTCGACCCTATCGCAGCGTGCATCAACCGCAGATTGCAATCCGCATTTGCCCGCACGCAGCTTCGGAAAGAAGGAGTCGCACAGCATGAAACAGCTCGTCACGGGGTTTTCTCTCGCAGCCATCTCCGCCGTTGTCACAACTACGGCATTCGCGGAGAGCGGACAAGGCATCGGCCACGCCGGCACGTATCAAACGTCGGCGCAAGCACAGGAAAGTTCGAGCAGCACGCCGAAGACTCGCGCTCAGGTACGCGCCGAACTCGCCGCCGCTTTTTCGAACGGCTCGCTGCCCGCGCTGAATCGCAACACGTATCCGGAACGCAGCATGTGGGGCGATGCGATCGCCGCGCAAAGCGAGCAACGCACACGTGATGCGGCGCAAGCGGAAGCGCGTAATCGCGAGATCGTCGAGTATGCCAACGGCTCCGCGACACAAGGCAACGTGACGGCGCGTTGAGCGCCGTCAGCAAGGAATCAAGAGGTCATCATGTTCGAAAACACTTCCCTCGATCAGTTCTCCGCTCTGGACGTTTTCCCGTCGGTTACGCCGGTGTGGCGTCCCTTCGTTCAGCACGCAACGCATGAGCCCGCGGTCTCGCACGAGACGCAGCAAGGCAGCGGCGATTGCGCGCAGTGAGCGTGAACTGAAAGGCGCGGACAGACGTCTGCGCCTTTTCTCTCAACAGCAGTTTTAACCGCACGCGCCAATTTCGCCGCACGCGGTGCAGAAGTCGCAGCCATCCTTGCGGATCACCGCGTTCGCACCACACGTCGCGCATTTTCGGCCGTGCATTTGAGAAAGACCATGCGGATCGATCTCCCCTTGCGCGATGCCCTCGGTTACGTCGTCGAGCTCATCGGCTACAGCTACCGAATGCGACGTTCTATCGCCCGGCTTGCGCGCAAGCACGCGCGACGGTACCTGGTTGCCTTCTGCATCCAGAAAACCGCGGCGATGAAGAATCTGCTGGATCGCATACGCTAGCGCCGCGACTTCGGAGTCGTGCCAGCGCGGACTGCGATGCCCGTCGAGACGTTCGACATCCCCCAGTCTCACCTGACCGCGATCCCACGATACCTTGCGCATATCCTGCAGCGTGCGTGCCGCAAAGCCGCCGCGCGCAGCGAGTGAAATCGAGCGCATGGTCGCAGTGATCCATTGCTGCGATTCGTCGCGCTGACCCGTCGGGATAAAGAACTCGATGGGCCGTTCGATCGTCACGTCCTCTCCCGCGATGCGTCCCGTCACTTCGATGAACGACACCGCGAGATAGAGCGACTTCTTGCCCGCCTGCGTCAGATACTCGACCTTCTCGATGATCGCGGGCAACTCGCCCTTCGGCCGATGATCGATTGCGATGCGCAGCGGATCGAGATCGAATTCCGGGTCCGGCGAATCGCTCGGCGTTTCTTCCGGTGTTACCGACAACACCGCACCCAGCGTTTCATTGGGCCGATAGGTTGCGAGCCCCTTCAGGCCGCGCCGCCACGCTTCGAAATAGAGATCCTGAAACTTGTCGAACGGATAGTCGGCGGGCACGTTCACGGTCTTCGAGATCGACGTGTCGACGAAAGGCTGCACCACCGCCATCATCTCCATGTGATCGTGCGCCGACATGTCGAGTGCGCTCACGAAGTAATCGGGCAGCGTGTTCACGTCACCGCCCATCTCGCGATACAGCCGGTAAGCATGATCCTCCACCGCGAAGGTTTGACGCGAGCCGTCCGCCATGCGCTTGGTGCGCTGATATGTCCACGAAAACGCGGGTTCAACGCCGTTCGACGCGTTGTCCGCGAACGCAAGACTCACGGTGCCGGTAGGCGCGATTGAAAGCAGATGGCTGTTGCGAATGCCGTGCTCGCGTATCGCATTCTTGAGGTCTTCCGGCAGACGCGATGCGAACGTGCCCTCTTCCAGATACTGCTTCGCATCGAAGAGGGGGAACGCGCCGCGTTCCTGCGCGAGTTCCACCGATGCCCGATACGCCGCATCGCGCATCGTGCGCGCGATGCGCGTGGCGAAGTCGCGCCCTTCCTGCGCGTCATAGCGCAGACCGAGCATCACGAGCGTATCGCCGAGACCCGTGAAGCCCACGCCGATGCGGCGCTTCGCCTGCGCCTCGCGCGCCTGTTCGTCGAGCGGCCAGAGCGTGACGTCGAGCACGTCGTCGAGAAAACGTACTTGCGTGCGCGTGGTTCGCGTGAAGGCGTCCCAGTCGAACGAAGGCGCGCCGCCGCGCATCTGCGCGAACGGCGCGTTCACGAAGCGCGTGAGATTCAGCGGACCGAGATTGCAGCAGCCGTATGCGGGCAGCGGCTGCTCGCCGCACGGATTGGTCGCGCGAATCGCTTCGATGGCGCGCAGGTTGTTGTCGTCGTTCATGCGCGACATGAACACGACGCCCGGCTCCGCGACATCGTACGTCGAGCGCATGATCGTGTTCCATACTTCACGTGCGCGCACTTCGCGATACACCCATAGGCCATCCTCACGCTGATGCATGTCCTCGGCCGCGCGTTGCGCAGGCGAGGGCTCCGCCTTGTGCACGAGTTGCCAGATGGCGTCATCGGCGATGGCTTGCATGAACTCGTCGGTCACCGCGACCGACACGTTGAAATTGTTCCAGCGCCCTTTCGTATGTTTTGCCGCGATGAATTCGAGCAGGTCCGGATGCGTGCAATCGAGAATGCCCATCTGCGCGCCGCGCCGTGCGCCCGCGCTTTCGACGGTGCGGCACGATGCATCGAACACATCCATGTAGCTGCATGGGCCGGACGCCGCGGAACCGGTCGAATGCACGCGTGCGCCGCGCGGCCGGATCGCGGAAAAGTTATAGCCGACGCCGCCGCCGCGACGCATCGTTTCTGCGGCCTGCAAGAGCGCAACATAGATGCCCGGCAGGCCGTTGCTGTCGACGCCTTGTATCGCGTCGCCGACGGGCTGAACGAAACAATTGATGAGCGTCGCGTCGAGGCCCGCGCCTGCTGCGCTCATGATGCGCCCCGCACCCAGCGCGCCGCGCCGGAAGTTGTCGATGAACTCCGCTTCCGTCTTCGCGCGCAGCTCTTTCGGCTCGGCAAGCGCAACGCCGCGCGCCACGCGGCGATAGATATCTTCGACGCGCGTCTCATCGCCCTTGGCGTATTTTTCGAGCATCACGTCGATGGAGAACTGCTGCGGTGCAAGAGCGGTGCTGGGATTGTCTTCGGCCATGTCGAGTCCTCTGAATGCTTGGGGCGCGGTGCGGGCTTCGTGCGGGTTTCACGCGGGTTTCGTGCGGGTTTCGTGTTTTCGTACGATGCACACGCCCCGAAGGGCAATGCCCGACGATAGCGCGATTTCACCCGGCCTGCCATCGAACAGCTAAACTCCGCTGATCATTATCAGCCGATCATTCGCATGAGTTCAGGTCATCCGCCGCTATTCGGCATCGCGGGCCGTTCGGGCCAAGGCAAGACCACGCTGATCGAGGCGCTGCTGCCGTGGCTGCGTGCGCGCGGACTCACGGTCAACGTCATCAAGCACAGCCATCATTCGATCGAACTCGAACCGCCGGGCAAGGACAGTGCGCGCTTTCGTCGCGCGGGCGCGGGGGAAGTGCTGATCGCGTCGCCGTATCGTTACGCGATCGTGCGCGAGTTGCATGGCGAGGAGGAGCCGTCGGTTAGCGAGCTGGCGAAGCGCCTGTCGCACGCGGACCTCGTGATCGTCGAGGGATTCGCGCGCGAGGCGATGCCGCGTCTCGAAGTGGTGCGGCCGTCAGCCGGTCGCGATCCGCTTTATCAGACCGACGTCGAGATAGTTGCGATTGCAACCAATGCGCCGGATGCGCTCAAGACCACGCTGCCGGTACTCGCGCTCGACGACATCGCGAGTATCGGCGCGTTCATCTGCGAGCGCATGGGTATCGTGCTGACAAGCTAAGCCGCGACGAGACCGTGACGCGCCATCGTCAGCGCGTCTTTCAGCACATCGCCATCGCCGATGTGATTGGCGAGCAGCAAGATCAGCTTCGCATTGAGCATCTGGCTTTGCTCGTCGGAGAGTCCGTTGTGCGTGTCGATGAGGCGCTCGTAGAACGCATCGTGGTCCGCGATATTCAGTTCGAGAGTGAGCTTCATACGATTCATCCGTTGCAGGTTGCACGCTTGAGCGCCGCCGCGACCGCCGCGGCATCGAATGTGCGCCAGCGCGCGCACACGTGTTGATCGGGACGCAACAGATAGAACGTGCCGGGCTGCGCATCGAAACGATGCGCGACCATGCCTTCGACATCTTCCACCACCGTCACGCCCTTAGCCGCGCACGACATGCCCTTCGGCACGACAATCAGCGCATTTAACGGAAGCGGTCCATCCGACAACGCCGCGAGGCTTTTCGCGCAGGCGTCCGGGTCTTGCCCGAGTCCGCAGAAATAGATGCCCGTGAATGCGCCGCCATGCGTTTGGGCGAGCATCCATGCGTCGCGGCCATCGACGCGCACGGGTGCATCCGCGCATGGCGCGCCCGGCACCATTGCGCCGGTGAAGGCATCGTCCGCACGATCGGGCGTGTTCAGCGGTGAATCGCGCAGCACGGCCGGCACCGATAAACGTCCGCTGTTCGCAACGCGCCGTGCGAACGGACAGTCCTTCGCGAGATTGAGCGTGGCATCGCGGAACAGCCGCGAAACCGCGCTTTTCGGCGTGATGAAATCGGTGGCGCGCGTCGAGTTGAGGATGTTTTCGTCGGCGGCGTATTCGCGTTCGGACGCGTAGGTGTCGAGCAGCGTGTGAGGCGCATCGCCATTCAGGACGAGCCTGAGTTTCCATGCGAGATTGTCCGCGTCCTGCACGCCGCTGTTCGCGCCGCGCGCACCGAACGGCGACACGCCATGCGCGGAGTCCCCCGCAAAAATGACGCGCCCATGCCTGAAGTGCTCCATGCGCAAGCACGAAAACGTATAGACGCTTACCCACTCCAGTTCGAACTCCGCGTCTTCGCCGAGCAACGCTTTTACGCGCGGAATCACGCGTTCGGGTGCTTTCTCCGCGACGGGATCGGCGTCCCATCCAAGCTGAAAATCGATGCGCCATACGTTGTCCGGCTGACGATGCAGCAGCACCGACTGGTTGCGATGAAACGGCGGATCGAACCAGAACCAGCGCTCCGTCGGAAAAGGCGCCTTCATCTTCACGTCGGCGATCAGGAAGCGGTCCTTGAACGTGCGGCCGTGGCTGTCGAGATTGAGCGCGTGTCGCACCGGACTGCGCGCACCATCAGCGGCGACCACGTATTGCGCCTTGAGCGGATAAATTCCATCGGGCGTTTCGACCTGCAGCTCGACATGATCGTCATGCTGAGTCACGCCGATGACGTTGCTCTTCCAGCGCAAGTGCAAATTGTCGAGCGTCATGGCGCGCTCGGCGAGAAAGGCTTCGACGTAGTACTGCTGCAAGTTGATGAACGCGGGACGCGCGTGCCCGGTTTCAGGCAGCAGGTTGAATGTGTAGACGAGTTCGTCTTGCAGAAACACCTTGCCGACGTTCCAGCTCACGCCCTTTTCCATCATGCGTTCGCCGCAACCGAGGCGATCGAAGATCTCCAGCGTGCGCTTGGCGAAGCAGATTGCGCGCGATCCGCTCGATACGGTGTCGTCGTTGTCGAGCAGCACCGTGCGCACGCCCTGTTGCGCGAGATCGATGGCAGTCGCGAGACCGACCGGACCCGCACCGATCACCGCGACGGGATAAGGCGATGACGCGGGCGCATCGTGATCGGGCGCGCGCTCATAGTCGAAACGCAGGGTGGCGTAATTCACGGACATCGGTTCGTCTCCATCGGCGAGCCTGCGCGTCCTCGTAGCGGGATCTTCTCAGGCTCCGGTGCGAATTGCTTCGCTTTCGGTTATCTGTTCATCATTGTACAAGTCGTTTTATATTGTTAAATTTGCGTTTACCCGTATGGGGACGCGACAAAGCCTGCGACGATCGTCGCAGGATGATGAAAGGGCGCTATCGGCGGGAAATCAGACGGCGACGAAGCCCAGCATCTTCGACACGTGCCCGGCACACGCACGCAGCGCTTGGGCGATGTCGCCGTTCCATGCGCCATCGAACGAACCGCTCGGCCCGATCGCGGTGATCGCGAGCACGATGTTGCGCGAATGATCGAACACCGGCGCGCTCATCGCACTGATGCCCGCGACGGGATCGTCGATCGCTCTCGCGATGCCGTGTTCGCGCACTTCGGCGAGCATCGCGTCGATCTGCGCGCGCGTGTAATCGCGACGTACGGCGCCCGTTTGCAACGCGCCCGCGCGTTCGATGGCCACCAGCGCGTCCACGGTCATCGGCGGAAGATACGCGGCGAACGCGCGGCCCGTTGCGGTCTGCAACAACGACATCACCGTGCCTGTGCGCATCGTCACGTGGATGGGCACGCTCGCTTGCCGGATATGCACGATCGTCGGACCATAACTGCCCGCGCTCGCAAGCGCGACCGTATGCTCGACGCGCGGCGTCATGTTCGCCACTTCCTCGATTGCAAGCCGCACCGGATCGACGCGCTGCAAGCTGATCAGGCCCATCTGCAACGCGAAAGGCCCGAGTTCATAGCGGCCCGTGGCGGAGTCTTGCTGAATCAACCCGAGATTGCCGTACGACACGAGATACGGATGCGCCTTCGCCGACGGCATGCCCGCCTTCTTCGCGAGATCGCCGAGCAACATGGGCCCGCCGTGATCCACCAGTGCGCGCAAGAGCGCGCCCCCTACTTCGATCGATTGAATGCCGCGGCGCACTGCGCTCATGCCTGATCCTGCGTGTGTAGTCGAGATGCGCGCGATGATAACCGCACTCGCGCGCGCGGCGTCGGGTCACGTCACGTCTTTGGGCCGAGACGCGTGATCAACTCGCGATGCTGCGGATATCGTGCTTCCAGCGTGCCCGGCGCGGCCAGTTCGAACTCGCTGAATTCGAAGCCCGGCGCGACCGTGCAGCCGACCAACGCCGCGCCCGAAGCATCGCGACATTCGGCGGCAAACCAGTCGCCCGCTTTCACGACAGCTTGAAACGATGTATGCGGATGCATGAGCGCGTTGCCAAGGCGATGCGTGACGAGCGCGCCGCCGGCATCGTTCGCTTCGAGCACGTGCACATCGAGCGGATCGCCTGCATAGAAATGCCAGACCTCGTCCGAACGAATGCGATGCCACGCCGAATGCGCGCCATCGCATAACAGGAAGTAGATCGCGGTGGATGCGGAACGCAACGCGCCTTCGCCTGCGCGCGTCACGCGAGCATTGTCCCGATAGGTCTCGCGAAAGAACCCGCCTTCGGGATGCGGTTCGAGCTTCAGACGCTGAATCAATTCGTTCGTATCGATGCGTTCGCCTTGCATGGCGCTCCTTTGCCAGACCGGTTGTGGTTCGCGTATTCTGCATCCAATCGCGCATCTCGCCACGCCGCGCGCCACGCGCCTTCAATCAACCGATGGAAGCCATGACTCTCTCCTCTACCTTGCAGGACGCCTTCGCGCCGACCGGCACGTTGCGCGCATCGATCAATCTCGGCAATCCGATCCTCGCGCATCGCACGGACAGCGGCGAACCGGGCGGCGTATCCGTGGATATCGCGCGGGAACTCGCGGCGCGTCTTCGCGTGCCCGTCGCGTTCACCGCGTTCGAAACCGCCGCAAAGTCGGTGGAAACCGTCACGAACGAAGCCGCCGACGTCGGCTTCTTTGCAATCGATCCGTTGCGCGGCGCGGGCATTGCGTTCACCGCGCCTTATGTGCTGATCGAAGGCTGCTATCTCGTGCGCGACGCCTCGCCGCTCGTCAGCAACGACGAAGTGGATCGCGAGGGCAATCGCATCATGGTGGGCCAAGGCAGCGCGTACGATCTCTTTCTCACGCGCGAAATCAAGCATGCGCAGATCGTGCGCACGGAGCTGTCGCAAACGGTGGTCGAGGCTTTCCTGCGCGATAACCTCGAAGTCGCGGCGGGCGTCAAACAGCAACTCGAAGCCGATGCCGCGCGCACGCCCGGCGTGCGCCTGCTCGACGGGCGCTTCATGGTGATCCAGCAGGCGATGGGCTTGCCGAAGCCTCGCGGCGACGAGGCGGCGAACTTTCTGCGCGCGTTCGTCGAGGACGTGAAGCGCTCCGGGTTTGTCGCGGATGCGCTCGCGCGCCACGGCATCAAGGGCGCATCGGTGGCGCCGGCCGCGCAGACCTGAGCGAGCATCACATGAGCGCGAACGATGCAGGTCATTTCACGCTTGCGGTGACCGACTGGATCGACGCATCGTTCGAGCGCGACGTATCCGGCGGCCTCGCCGCGTTCAATCGCGCGCAGCTCGGTCCGAGCCATCAGCGCGATCTCGCCGTGTCGGTGTATCGCGGCGACGACTTCGTCGGCGGTCTGGCGGGCTATACGGCGTGGGACTGGCTATTCGTCAAATGGCTATGGATTCACGAAGACGCACGCGGCCTCGGCTTCGGCGGCCGCGCGCTGGAGGCCGCCGAGCACGAAGCGCAAAAGCGCGGCTGCCGCGCGGCGTGGCTCGACACCATTAATCCCGCGGCACGCGCGCTTTACGCGCGCTGCGGGTACGAGGTTTTCGGCGAAATCGCCGACTTTCATGCGGGGCAGTCACGCTATTTCATGCAGAAGCGTTTCTAATGCTGCTTGCATGTCGGCGCATGCGGCCTCGCCGTTGGCATTTTGCATTACGCATGTGTAAGACCAAACGGCATGACGCATTTTGCATTACGCATGCAGTTTCAAACGCTCGGCGACGCGCGCCGTGATCGCGCCGCGCGCCGCGAGCGATGCCGCCGAACGCTCGCGCACGTCGTTCAGCACGGCGGCCGGCGCGCGATCCGGATCGCCCGAATCGAACGGCGGCGCGGGGGCGTATTCCATCTGCAGCTGAATCGCCTGCGCCTCGTGCTCGCCGACGAGTTCCGCCGCCAGCGTCAACGCGAAATCGATGCCCGCCGTGATGCCGCCGCCGGTCAGCAAATTGCCGTCGCGCACCACGCGCGCGTGCACCGGAATGGCGCCGAGTTCGGCGAGCAGCGAGTGAAATGCCCAGTGCGTCGTCGCGCGTTTGCCGCGCAGCAGCCCCGCCGCGCCGAGCACGAGCGAGCCCGTGCAGACCGACGTCACATAACGCGCGTCTGCCGCCTGCCGGCGCAGGAAGGCGAGCGTCTCCTCGTCTTCCATCAGATCGCCGACGCCAGCGCCGCCCGGCACGCAGATCACGTCGAGCGCCGGGCAATCGGCGAAGGTGGCGTCGGGCGTCAGGATCATGCCGGCGCTCGATTTCACAGGCTCGCCCGTCTTCGCAACGAGGTGCACTTGCGCGTCGGCCATGTGCGCGAATACGTCGTACGGGCCGGTCATGTCGAGTTGCTGAACGCGCGGAAACAGCAGCAGGCCGATATGCAGCGTCATCTTGGGCTCCTTGAGTCGGTCAATCGTTGGCAGTGGACGAACCCATGCTACGCCGCTACCCTATGGCGAAGTTGACACATAACCCACGTTTTCCGCCAATATCGCCGGAAGTACCGATATGCACACCGAGACGCCCCGCACCGTCGATATCCTCGCCTTCCCCGACGTCCAGTTGCTCGACGTCGCCGGGCCGCTGCAGGTTTTCGCCACCGTCAACGATCTGGCGACGGCAGCGGGCATGCCGCGGCCGTACCGCCCGCGAGTGATCGCGCGCGAAGGCACCGTGACGGCATCGGCGGGACTCGGCGTCGTCGCGCACACGCTGCCCGATGCGAGCGAGGCGTGCGACACGCTGATTGTCGCGGGCGGCTGGGGCGTTCACGAGGCCGTGCGCCAGACCGATCTCGTCGACTGGGTGCGCGCACGCTCGACCCACGCGCGCCGCACGGCCTCGGTGTGCACCGGCGCGTTTCTGCTCGCGTCGGCGGGTCTGCTGGATGCCCGCCGCGCCGTCACGCACTGGACGCGTTGCGACGAACTCGCGGCACGCTTTCCGGCGGTGCGCGTCGAGGCCGATCCGATCTTCATCCGCGACGGCGACGTATGGACTTCCGCCGGCATCACGGCGGGCATCGATCTGTCGCTCGCACTCGTCGA
This portion of the Caballeronia insecticola genome encodes:
- a CDS encoding DJ-1/PfpI family protein, producing the protein MTLHIGLLLFPRVQQLDMTGPYDVFAHMADAQVHLVAKTGEPVKSSAGMILTPDATFADCPALDVICVPGGAGVGDLMEDEETLAFLRRQAADARYVTSVCTGSLVLGAAGLLRGKRATTHWAFHSLLAELGAIPVHARVVRDGNLLTGGGITAGIDFALTLAAELVGEHEAQAIQLQMEYAPAPPFDSGDPDRAPAAVLNDVRERSAASLAARGAITARVAERLKLHA
- a CDS encoding GlxA family transcriptional regulator; the protein is MHTETPRTVDILAFPDVQLLDVAGPLQVFATVNDLATAAGMPRPYRPRVIAREGTVTASAGLGVVAHTLPDASEACDTLIVAGGWGVHEAVRQTDLVDWVRARSTHARRTASVCTGAFLLASAGLLDARRAVTHWTRCDELAARFPAVRVEADPIFIRDGDVWTSAGITAGIDLSLALVEDDLGRAVALEAARQLVVFLKRPGGQAQFSAALSLQKSGERFGELHAWIAENLATDLSIGVLAGRVGMSERSFVRHYRAQTGTTPARSIERMRLEAARRLLGDTALPVKRVAARCGFGSEETMRRGFLRALGVSPQAYRERFTGHPSTGAAQAR